From the Marinobacter sp. es.048 genome, the window ATCTGGGAGGTGGGTGTTACCAGTGGCGGGTAACCGAGATCCTTGCGAACCCTTGGAATTTCCTCGAATACGTCCTGGATGCGATCCAGCGCGCCCTGCTCCTTCAACTGGTTGGCCAGGTTGGACATCATGCCACCGGGCACCTGGGACAGGAGCACCGAGGTATCAACACCGTTATAGGCGCTCTCGAACTGGTGATACTTCTTGCGCACTTCCCGGAAATGGCCTGTGGCCTTGTCCAGCAGCTCCAGGTTCAGCCCGGTCTCCAGACCAGCATCGTGCAGCGCCGCCGCCAAGGATTCCGTGGGCGGATGGCTGGTGCCGCCGGCAAAGGCCGACAGCGCGGTATCAATATGGTCAACGCCTGCTTCCATGGCCGCCCACTGACACATGGGCGCCATGCCCGAGGTGGCGTGGGAATGCAGGAAAACGGGCAGATTGAGGGTCTGCTTCAGCTTACCGACCAGCTCGGCGGTTACGGCTGGCGTCAGCAGCCCTGCCATATCCTTGATCGCGATACTGTCCGCGCCCATGTCGGCCATGGCCCTGGCCTGCTCCAGATAGGCATCGGTGCCATGCACCGGACTCACGGTGTAGCAGATGGTGCCCTGTGCATGCTTGCCAGCCTTCTTGACCGCCTTGATGCTGGTTTCGAGATTGCGCACATCGTTCAGGGCATCAAAAATGCGGAACACGTCCATGCCATTCTCGGCTGCCTTGGCAACAAACGCCTCAACAACGTCATCGCCATAGTGACGATAGCCCAGCAGGTTCTGGCCACGCAGCAACATCTGCAGGCGGGTATTGGGCAGGGCCTTTCTCAGGGTCCGCAAGCGTTCCCAGGGATCTTCCTTCAGGAAACGCACACAGGCGTCAAACGTGGCACCACCCCAGCACTCCAGGGACCAGTAACCGGCCTGGTCCAGCCACTCGCAGGCCGGAAGCATGTCTTCCGTGCGCATCCGGGTGGCGATCAGAGACTGGTGAGCGTCCCTGAGGATAACGTCGGTAATATGAATCTTGCGCTTGGTCATTGGGATCTCTCCGATGTTCTTTTACAGGCCCGCCTGCGCTGCAATGGCTGAGGCAATGGCTGTGGCGATGGATTCCGGGCGGGTTTTGCTGCTGTACTCAAGCAATTGGGGGTTACGTTCCACAAAGCCGGTATTGAAGTCAGCAGCCTGGAAATCCGGGTGCTCGAGAATCTGCTTGTAATAGGGGATGGTGGTTTGGACGCCGTAAATGCCCATATCCCCGAGAGCACGCCGGGAGCGGGCAATCAGCTCGTCCCAGTCCATGGCCCAGACAATCAGCTTGGCGCACATGGAGTCGTAGTACGGGGGAATCTCGTAACCGGTATACATATTGGCATCGGTGCGCACGCCCGGACCGCCGGCGGAATAGTAGCGGCTGATGCGGCCGAAACTTGGCAGAAAGCCGTTCTTCGGGTCTTCGGCGTTGATACGGAACTGGGCAGCAAAGCCCCGGTAGGAAATGTCTTCCTGCTTGAGGCCCAGTGGTTCGCCGGCAGCGATCCGTATCTGCGCCTTGATGATATCCACCCCGGTGATCTCCTCGGTGATGGTGTGCTCAACCTGAACCCGGGTATTCATTTCCATGAAGTAAAAGCTGCCATCGTGGTCCAGCAGGAACTCGACAGTGCCGGCATTTACGTAACCACACTGCTTCGCCACCCGTTTGGCCAGATCGCCGATGTATTCGCGCTGGCTTTCCTCAAGCTGGGGCGACGGCGCCAGCTCAATCAGCTTCTGGTTGCGGCGCTGGATCGAGCAATCCCGCTCGTACAGGTGGACAACATTGCCATGGGTATCGGCAAGAATCTGGACCTCGATGTGACGGGGCTCGATGATGCACTTCTCAAGGAACACCTCGGCACTGCCAAAGGCTTTGGTGGCCTCGGAGATTACCCGCTCGTAGTTCTGGCGAAGCTCTTTTTCATTATCGCACCGGCGAATGCCTCGCCCACCCCCACCGGAGGTGGCCTTCAGCATCACCGGATAGCCGATATCGGCGGCCTGGGCGACGGCATCCTCAACATCGGCAAGGTTGCCTTCCGAACCGGGCGTTACCGGAACACCCGCGGCAAGGGCCGTCTGGCGGGCCTGGGTTTTGTCGCCCATGGATGCAATAGCGTTCGCCGACGGTCCGACGAACGTAATGCCTCGCTGCTCACAAATCGCAGCCAGTTCCGCATTCTCCGACAGGAAACCATAGCCGGGATGCAGTGCATCGCAGCCGGTTTCCACCGCCATATTCACAATATGGTGTGGGTTCAGGTATCCCGACAGGGGGTCCTTGCTGATCTGATAAGCTTCGTCGGCTTTTTTGACGTGCAGGGAGTACTCGTCAGCCTCCGAATGAATAGCGACCGAGCGGATGCCCAGTTCGCTGCAGGCCCGGGCAATCCTGACCGCAATCTCTCCGCGATTGGCGATCAGCAGCTTCCGAATAGCCATGGAAAATCCTCCAGGTGATGGAAGTCGTTTAAATCGAAAGGTTGGTTCGAAGGGCAGGCACGCCCTTCAGTCAGCAAAAGCTCAGATGCCAGGTGGCGCCTGCGGCAGGACCGGAAAGCTGGCGCAATGCACCACGCCCGAATAGCCCCTGATGCCCGGAAGGACACCGGTCGGGTGAAGACTGAAATCCCGCATGCGGTTGCCATGGGAAAGCCCTCCCTCCTGACCACCGTCGCTTGTCACATCCGACAATAACGGGCAGAAAGCCGCATCACAGGACAGGGGGGCTGGCGCAGAGTCCGAAGAATGGGCAGGCAATGAAACCAGGCCCAATGCCAGAATTATGAAGAGGCTTAACGCCTGCGTCCGGCATTTTTGTTGGGCGTCCTGCATGGGCGTCCTTTGATGTGACTAAAGTCGTAGAGAGTGTCACGTGATTACGGCATCGATTCAATACGGTTTTCTGGGTAATAAACATCGTTTTTTTCGATGCTCTCCCGGTTCCACGGGAATCATCGGCGCCCCGGGGAGCGCCGATGACAACTGCCAGACTAGAAGCCGCCTTTCACCACGTGGACGATCTCATAGAACTTGGTTGCCCGATGCTCCAGATCGATCGCCAGGTCCAGCCGCTGCAGAAGCTCTTCGGCACAGACCAGTCCCCGGAGATAGGAACGGGAAGGCTGATGCCGGTCATCATCCAGCACAAGCAGATACCCTTCATGAACTTCACGGAAGGTGCTGACCAGGTCGCCCACGGTTGCCGCCCGCAAATCCTGATAATGGATAGCCGGCAGCTCACTTATTGGGCGCATGATATCGCGGACCCGAACGTCCTTGAGTGGCACACCCTGTCGATGGGCGACACTCATGGCCTTCTCGCCATTCACATCTTCGATGGCCAGAATCCCCAGACAATCCCCCGCCTGGTTTTCAACCACTTTGAAAGACGTATCGGCAAGTCTCATCCACAGCCTCGCCTCCGAAACGGACATATCGGAACTCAAAACGGACAGTCGCTGCTCGGAGAAGTCCGTCAGCAGGTGGACTGCCGAATCCTCGCTTCCTATGTGAGACAGGGGTTTGGCGGTGGGTAACGCGCCGGTGCGTCCCAGATCCTGTACTGGCAATGCGTTGAATACACTGTTCATGGTAAACCTCGTGAATCTGAATTCAGGTTGGAGTTCCCTGTGTACACAGGGACAAATCCGTAATGGTCAGAGTTAAACGAGGCTGGGCGGGCCCTGGGGCAGCACCGGATAGCTCAGCAGCCGGAGCGGTGGCTGAATAAAATCGAGACTGGCCGATAAGACAGCCCGGAATCCCCCCCCGGGGAACAGAAGAGGTGAGGTGATCGAGACGGATGCATCCGGCGACGAGGGATCGCCTGTCCCGTCAACTGATATCAGCGTGGGCGTTAAGTGATCGTCTAGCTGTGGATCCAGTGCCGGGTGAGACGAACCGTTGAGAAAAACCACAAACAGACCCGTAATCAGCACAGCCAGGAGGCTGAGCTTCAGAGTGCTTCTGTTGATGGAGCAACTCGACATAGTGAGGTTCTGCTATCGTTATTTGAACGGCTCGTCCCTTTCAAACATATAGTCTTTTGAGGGCAATGCAAGCTCCCGACAAGGTTAAAACTGCGCAATGTGCACCGGCGATGGGGGCAGGCTACTCTGCCGAATGGCCCGATGCCGAGCCAAACCGGGTGGATTGACTTCTCTTCCGGGGCCAGGTGTATCGGCACTTAAATTAAGTCAATTTCGCCTAGCGGTATAGGTTTTTACATTATTCTTGACAGAAGCCATCGCAATCTTCGATCATTGGCACATTCTGCTATGCGGTACGTATTTTCGCTTTTCAGCAAACGAGGTTGCCCATGAACTTGAACTACACTGCTGAGGAACTCGCCTTCCGTGATGAAGTCCGGGCCTTTCTGGATGAGAAACTACCCGCGGATATTGCCGCCAAGGTAAAGGGGTTCCGCCGCCTATCCAAACAGGATCATCAACGCTGGCAAAAGATTCTCAGCGAAAAGGGCTGGTACGCCACCCACTGGCCGGAAGTTTATGGCGGCGTTAACTGGGGCCCCGTCCAGAAGCACATCTGGGATGAAGAGTCTGCCCGTTACGGAGCACCGCGCTCGGTGCCCTTCGGTGTCAACATGGTGGCGCCGGTGATTATCAAATTCGGCACCGAAGAGCAGAAGCAGCGCTACCTGCCGCGAATCCTTAGCGGTGAAGACTGGTGGTGCCAGGGCTATTCAGAGCCAGGGGCCGGCTCCGACCTGGCGTCCCTGAAAACCCGCGCCGTTCGCGAGGGTGATCATTACATCGTCAATGGTCAGAAAACCTG encodes:
- the oadA gene encoding sodium-extruding oxaloacetate decarboxylase subunit alpha, encoding MTKRKIHITDVILRDAHQSLIATRMRTEDMLPACEWLDQAGYWSLECWGGATFDACVRFLKEDPWERLRTLRKALPNTRLQMLLRGQNLLGYRHYGDDVVEAFVAKAAENGMDVFRIFDALNDVRNLETSIKAVKKAGKHAQGTICYTVSPVHGTDAYLEQARAMADMGADSIAIKDMAGLLTPAVTAELVGKLKQTLNLPVFLHSHATSGMAPMCQWAAMEAGVDHIDTALSAFAGGTSHPPTESLAAALHDAGLETGLNLELLDKATGHFREVRKKYHQFESAYNGVDTSVLLSQVPGGMMSNLANQLKEQGALDRIQDVFEEIPRVRKDLGYPPLVTPTSQIVGTQAVINVLAGKRYESITNEVKKYLQGWYGKAPAAVDKLLQQRAVGKEDLIEERPANLIPRELDELRKQVGDLATSEEDVLTYAMFPDQAKAYLEQRRDGTLQPEPLEPMPTGSSGGSVSSKFKITVHGESYDIHVTGANPSGENERRFYMTVDGVPEEIHLASLGEGGEGARSSGGRATATKEGHVTTSMPGNIVDVLVKEGDEVQAGDPVLIIEAMKMETEVKATTAGKVSGVFIAKGDRVVPGEVLVEIE
- a CDS encoding acetyl-CoA carboxylase biotin carboxylase subunit, with the protein product MAIRKLLIANRGEIAVRIARACSELGIRSVAIHSEADEYSLHVKKADEAYQISKDPLSGYLNPHHIVNMAVETGCDALHPGYGFLSENAELAAICEQRGITFVGPSANAIASMGDKTQARQTALAAGVPVTPGSEGNLADVEDAVAQAADIGYPVMLKATSGGGGRGIRRCDNEKELRQNYERVISEATKAFGSAEVFLEKCIIEPRHIEVQILADTHGNVVHLYERDCSIQRRNQKLIELAPSPQLEESQREYIGDLAKRVAKQCGYVNAGTVEFLLDHDGSFYFMEMNTRVQVEHTITEEITGVDIIKAQIRIAAGEPLGLKQEDISYRGFAAQFRINAEDPKNGFLPSFGRISRYYSAGGPGVRTDANMYTGYEIPPYYDSMCAKLIVWAMDWDELIARSRRALGDMGIYGVQTTIPYYKQILEHPDFQAADFNTGFVERNPQLLEYSSKTRPESIATAIASAIAAQAGL